A DNA window from Thermosynechococcaceae cyanobacterium Okahandja contains the following coding sequences:
- a CDS encoding bifunctional pantoate--beta-alanine ligase/(d)CMP kinase, protein MGTFHHLRTIVGLQTALKNYPGHATLGFVPTMGALHRGHQSLIERARQECDVVVVSIFVNPLQFGANEDLQRYPRPLAADLDLCRTLGVDLVFTPSETELYPYGLAGLTTVDPPAQLTQGLCGRSRPGHFRGVATVVLKLLHIVQPQRAYLGQKDAQQLAILRRCVADLNVDVEIIACPIVRDADGLALSSRNQYLKDHERTTALALSQALQRATEAFRQGTLEAAPLLEQVYTHLRQFPDLRLDYAELVHPETLTPLDRVDSVGLLAIAAWVGHTRLIDNCLLDRRRGILAVDGPAGAGKSTVTRQAAHLLGLRYLDTGAMYRAATWWCLHNHIDLDDELAVVEAVAQCQIRLESEDPQQPPQVWLNGKDITAAIRSLDVTQRVSRVAALPGVRRLMVQQQRRMGAEGGVAAEGRDIGTHVFPEAGLKIFLTASSQERAKRRWQELQAQGHSAVTYEDLLQQIIDRDTADQQRAYAPFRKAADAIEVCTDNLSIDEVIGKIVQLYRSRYSLP, encoded by the coding sequence ATGGGTACCTTTCACCACCTCCGTACAATTGTTGGCCTGCAAACGGCACTAAAGAACTATCCCGGCCATGCGACCCTTGGTTTTGTCCCCACGATGGGGGCACTGCACCGCGGCCATCAGTCCCTGATTGAGCGCGCCCGTCAAGAGTGCGATGTCGTTGTTGTCAGTATCTTTGTCAATCCCCTGCAATTTGGTGCCAACGAAGATCTGCAGCGTTACCCACGGCCACTGGCAGCCGACCTCGACCTATGCCGTACCCTTGGCGTGGATCTGGTCTTTACCCCCAGTGAGACGGAACTTTACCCCTATGGTTTGGCGGGGTTGACCACGGTTGATCCCCCGGCACAACTCACGCAGGGCTTGTGTGGTCGCTCCCGCCCAGGGCATTTTCGCGGTGTGGCCACCGTTGTTCTCAAGCTATTGCACATTGTCCAGCCCCAACGGGCCTACCTTGGCCAGAAGGATGCCCAGCAATTGGCCATCCTCCGCCGCTGCGTCGCTGACTTGAACGTGGATGTTGAAATCATTGCCTGTCCGATTGTGCGCGATGCCGATGGCCTTGCCCTCAGTTCCCGCAATCAGTACCTCAAGGATCATGAGCGCACCACCGCCCTCGCCCTCAGTCAAGCGCTGCAAAGAGCCACCGAGGCCTTTCGCCAAGGCACCCTTGAGGCCGCTCCTTTACTCGAGCAGGTTTACACCCACCTGCGCCAGTTCCCTGACCTGCGCCTAGACTATGCCGAACTGGTTCACCCGGAAACCCTCACCCCCCTCGATCGGGTGGATAGCGTGGGACTGTTGGCGATCGCCGCCTGGGTCGGTCATACCCGCCTGATTGATAACTGCCTGCTGGATCGCCGCCGCGGCATTTTAGCGGTCGATGGCCCAGCGGGTGCGGGCAAGTCCACCGTAACCCGCCAAGCCGCCCACCTCTTGGGGTTACGCTATCTCGATACCGGTGCCATGTACCGTGCCGCCACGTGGTGGTGTTTGCACAACCACATTGATCTTGACGATGAACTGGCGGTGGTGGAAGCGGTTGCCCAGTGCCAGATTCGCCTTGAGAGTGAGGATCCCCAGCAGCCCCCCCAAGTGTGGCTCAACGGTAAGGACATTACCGCGGCTATTCGCTCCCTTGACGTGACCCAGCGGGTTTCGCGGGTGGCGGCGCTGCCGGGTGTGCGGCGGCTGATGGTGCAGCAGCAACGGCGTATGGGGGCTGAAGGTGGGGTGGCCGCCGAGGGGCGCGACATTGGTACCCACGTTTTTCCTGAAGCAGGCTTAAAAATTTTCCTGACCGCCTCCTCCCAAGAGCGAGCCAAACGCCGCTGGCAAGAACTGCAAGCCCAAGGGCACTCCGCGGTGACCTACGAGGATCTGCTACAGCAAATTATTGATCGCGACACCGCCGATCAACAGCGAGCCTACGCTCCCTTTCGCAAGGCGGCAGATGCCATTGAAGTCTGTACCGACAACCTCAGTATTGATGAAGTCATCGGTAAAATTGTCCAACTCTACCGCAGTCGCTATTCCTTGCCTTGA